A stretch of Enterobacter cloacae complex sp. ECNIH7 DNA encodes these proteins:
- a CDS encoding diacylglycerol kinase encodes MANNTTGLTRIIKAAGYSWKGFRAAWINEAAFRQEGVAAIIAVIVACFLDVDAITRVLLIGSVLLVMIVEILNSAIEAVVDRIGSDFHELSGRAKDMGSAAVLLAIITAVITWVTLLWSHFR; translated from the coding sequence ATGGCCAATAATACCACTGGGTTAACGCGTATCATCAAAGCCGCCGGCTATTCATGGAAAGGTTTCCGTGCCGCGTGGATCAACGAAGCTGCATTTCGCCAGGAGGGCGTCGCCGCAATCATCGCGGTGATCGTCGCCTGTTTCCTTGATGTTGATGCTATTACCCGCGTACTTCTTATCGGTTCCGTGCTTCTGGTGATGATAGTGGAAATTCTTAATAGCGCTATTGAGGCCGTTGTTGATCGCATAGGTTCAGATTTCCACGAGCTTTCTGGCCGCGCAAAAGACATGGGCTCTGCTGCCGTGCTGCTGGCGATTATCACTGCCGTTATCACCTGGGTCACGCTGCTTTGGTCACATTTCCGATGA
- the lexA gene encoding transcriptional repressor LexA translates to MKALTTRQQEVFDLIRDHIGQTGMPPTRAEIAQRLGFRSPNAAEEHLKALARKGVIEIVSGASRGIRLLVEEETGIPLIGRVAAGEPLLAQQHIEGHYQVDPGMFKPSADFLLRVSGMSMKDIGILDGDLLAVHKTQDVRNGQVVVARIDDEVTVKRLKKQGNTVQLLPENNEFSPIVVDLREHNFSIEGLAVGVIRNGEWL, encoded by the coding sequence ATGAAAGCGTTAACGACCAGGCAGCAAGAGGTGTTTGATCTCATCCGGGATCATATCGGCCAGACGGGTATGCCACCCACGCGTGCGGAAATCGCGCAGCGTCTGGGCTTCCGTTCTCCGAATGCTGCTGAAGAACACCTGAAAGCGCTGGCGCGTAAAGGCGTGATTGAGATTGTTTCAGGCGCGTCACGCGGTATCCGCCTGCTGGTGGAAGAAGAGACGGGCATTCCGCTGATAGGCCGTGTTGCTGCCGGTGAGCCTTTACTGGCACAGCAGCATATTGAAGGCCACTACCAGGTCGATCCTGGCATGTTCAAACCGAGCGCTGATTTCCTGCTGCGCGTCAGCGGTATGTCGATGAAAGACATCGGTATTCTTGACGGCGATCTGCTTGCAGTGCACAAAACGCAGGATGTGCGTAACGGCCAGGTGGTTGTCGCGCGCATTGATGATGAAGTCACCGTCAAGCGTCTGAAAAAACAGGGGAACACTGTTCAGCTACTGCCTGAAAACAACGAGTTCTCCCCGATTGTGGTCGATCTCCGCGAACACAACTTCTCTATCGAAGGACTGGCGGTTGGGGTCATTCGCAACGGCGAATGGCTGTAA
- the dinF gene encoding MATE family efflux transporter DinF, translated as MSLLTASDKALWRLALPMIFSNITVPLLGLVDTAVIGHLDSPVYLGGVAIGATATSFLFMLLLFLRMSTTGLTAQAYGAKDPLRLARALVQPLILALGAGALIVLFRTPLIDLALHVVGGSEAVLAQARRFLEIRWLSAPASLANLVLLGWLLGVQYARAPVILLVVGNLLNIVLDVWLVMGLHMNVRGAALATAIAEYGTFIIGLWMVWRVLAMRGISLALLKTAWRGNIRRLLALNRDIMLRSLLLQLCFGALTVFGARLGPEIVAVNAVLMTLLTFTAYALDGFAYAVEAYSGQAYGARESGQLRDVWRAACRQSGLVALAFGLVYACLGEQIVALLTSIPALRELASHYLIWQVILPVVGVWCYLLDGMFIGATRGAEMRNSMAVAAAGFGLTLLTLPWLGNHGLWLALAVFLSLRGISLAFIWHRHWQNDTWFPSRHDIS; from the coding sequence ATGTCACTGCTGACGGCATCCGATAAGGCATTGTGGCGTCTTGCTCTGCCGATGATTTTCTCCAATATTACCGTTCCCTTGCTGGGTCTGGTCGATACTGCCGTTATTGGCCACCTTGATTCGCCTGTTTATCTTGGCGGCGTGGCGATTGGCGCGACGGCAACCAGCTTCCTGTTTATGCTGCTGCTCTTTTTGCGCATGAGCACCACCGGGCTCACGGCCCAGGCTTATGGTGCAAAAGATCCGCTGCGTCTGGCGCGCGCGCTGGTCCAGCCGCTGATCCTTGCGCTCGGTGCAGGGGCGTTAATCGTTTTATTTCGTACGCCCCTGATCGACCTTGCGCTCCATGTTGTCGGCGGCAGCGAGGCGGTACTGGCTCAGGCGCGACGTTTCCTTGAAATCCGCTGGCTCAGCGCGCCCGCCTCGCTGGCAAACCTGGTTCTGCTGGGGTGGCTCCTGGGCGTTCAGTACGCCCGTGCACCAGTGATTTTGCTGGTGGTAGGCAACCTTCTCAACATTGTGCTGGATGTCTGGCTGGTAATGGGCCTGCATATGAACGTGCGGGGTGCGGCGCTGGCGACGGCAATTGCCGAATACGGAACCTTTATTATTGGCCTGTGGATGGTCTGGCGCGTGCTGGCGATGCGCGGCATCTCCCTGGCGCTGCTCAAAACCGCATGGCGCGGCAATATCCGTAGGCTGCTGGCGCTTAATCGTGACATCATGCTGCGCTCGCTGCTGCTTCAGCTCTGCTTCGGCGCGCTGACGGTTTTCGGGGCGCGACTGGGGCCAGAAATCGTCGCGGTCAACGCGGTATTGATGACGCTACTGACCTTTACCGCCTACGCGCTGGACGGTTTTGCCTATGCGGTAGAAGCGTATTCCGGGCAGGCTTACGGCGCGCGCGAAAGCGGGCAGCTGCGGGACGTCTGGCGGGCAGCCTGCCGCCAGTCGGGACTGGTGGCGCTGGCGTTCGGCCTGGTTTATGCCTGCCTTGGTGAGCAAATCGTCGCGTTGCTTACGTCTATCCCTGCGCTGCGCGAGCTGGCGAGTCACTATCTCATCTGGCAAGTCATCTTACCGGTGGTCGGCGTCTGGTGTTATCTGCTGGACGGCATGTTTATTGGTGCGACGCGCGGAGCGGAAATGCGCAACAGCATGGCAGTCGCGGCGGCAGGGTTTGGCCTGACGCTGCTGACGCTTCCCTGGCTGGGTAATCACGGTTTGTGGCTGGCCCTGGCCGTTTTCCTCTCGCTGAGAGGGATATCGCTGGCTTTTATCTGGCATCGCCACTGGCAAAACGATACCTGGTTCCCTTCACGTCACGATATATCGTGA
- a CDS encoding CsbD family protein, translated as MNKDEIGGNWKQFKGKAKEQWGKLTDDDMTVIEGKRDQLVGKIQERYGYAKDQAEKEVGDWEKRNDYRW; from the coding sequence ATGAATAAAGACGAAATCGGCGGCAACTGGAAGCAGTTCAAAGGTAAAGCGAAAGAACAGTGGGGTAAGCTGACTGATGACGATATGACCGTCATTGAAGGTAAACGCGATCAGCTTGTCGGTAAAATTCAGGAACGTTACGGCTACGCGAAAGACCAGGCGGAAAAAGAAGTGGGCGACTGGGAAAAACGCAACGACTACCGCTGGTAA
- the zur gene encoding zinc uptake transcriptional repressor Zur: MDKSTKELLAQAEKLCAQRNVRLTPQRLEVLRLMSLQQGAISAYDLLDLLRESEPQAKPPTVYRALDFLLEQGFVHKVESTNSYVLCHLFDQPTHTSAMFICDRCGVVKEEVAEGVEDIMHTLAAKMGFALRHNVIEAHGLCSACVEVEACRHQDACQHDHSILVKKKPR; encoded by the coding sequence ATGGATAAGTCCACAAAAGAGCTGTTAGCGCAGGCCGAAAAGCTATGTGCGCAACGCAATGTGCGCCTGACTCCGCAGCGCCTTGAAGTCTTACGTCTGATGAGCCTGCAGCAGGGTGCTATCAGCGCCTACGATCTGCTCGACCTGCTCCGCGAAAGCGAGCCGCAGGCGAAGCCACCGACCGTGTATCGCGCGCTGGATTTCCTGCTGGAACAAGGGTTCGTGCATAAGGTTGAGTCCACAAACAGCTATGTGTTGTGCCATCTGTTCGATCAGCCCACCCACACATCGGCGATGTTTATCTGTGACCGCTGCGGCGTGGTGAAAGAAGAGGTTGCGGAAGGTGTGGAAGATATTATGCATACGCTGGCAGCAAAAATGGGTTTTGCCCTGCGTCATAACGTGATTGAAGCGCACGGACTGTGCTCTGCCTGCGTGGAAGTGGAAGCCTGTCGTCATCAGGACGCGTGTCAGCACGACCACTCTATTCTTGTGAAGAAAAAACCGCGTTAA
- a CDS encoding cupin domain-containing protein: MKKPDCIRHWRDVEGADDSTYPDSDERFSIGAPLARKLGLGRIGIHHERLPPGRRTSYPHAESDEEEFVYVLEGHPEAWINGYLWKLEPGDSVGFPAGTGICHTFINNTDEEVRLLVVGEANKKHNRIYYPLNPVYAATREDRWVDHPPQFFGPHDGKPGKK; encoded by the coding sequence ATGAAAAAACCTGACTGTATTCGGCACTGGCGCGACGTTGAAGGCGCGGATGATTCGACCTACCCAGATAGCGATGAGCGTTTTTCTATCGGCGCCCCGTTGGCTCGCAAGCTTGGGCTCGGGCGCATTGGTATCCATCATGAGCGTTTACCGCCCGGGCGCAGGACGTCCTATCCGCATGCGGAAAGCGATGAAGAAGAGTTCGTTTATGTGCTCGAAGGTCATCCAGAAGCGTGGATTAATGGCTATTTATGGAAACTTGAACCGGGCGACAGCGTGGGGTTTCCTGCCGGAACGGGTATTTGCCATACCTTTATCAACAACACGGACGAAGAGGTGCGGTTACTGGTCGTTGGCGAGGCGAATAAGAAGCACAACCGCATCTACTATCCGCTCAACCCCGTTTATGCCGCTACCCGTGAGGATCGCTGGGTAGACCACCCGCCCCAGTTTTTTGGACCGCATGATGGAAAACCTGGGAAAAAATAA
- a CDS encoding conjugal transfer protein TraF, whose product MKKNFKFSVVSIAVSLFMANQAGAANTWTESRSDAMGGTGVASGSYGSGALINPALLAKAKPDDDVTVILPSVGVQVTDEDNLQDEIDTINDKINHYKDVVDNLTPIQVITNPLGSINQFQGAAKDLADELDYLKGKTARAAAGAGLAVSIPNDVLSVAFMAKGYAHGRVSSSIDQQDIDYLRGIQRSNLVAAGVALDAALNGTDQITKNLNSTASGRAAIVSDYGVAVARQFDLGGVPVSVGVTPKLQKTWVYNYTTSIYDYDSNKWNDSRYRTDDTGFNVDAGIAADFGEHWTVGVSGQNLMSRDIDTKDIRIRNGRTGEVVSYKDTYQIRPLVTAGAAWHNDLVTLTADGDLTETKGFKSEDTSQYVGVGAEVTPLSWLAVRAGYRADVKGNDSNVFTGGVGFAPFSTVHVDLMGLYGEDETWGAGAQLSMTF is encoded by the coding sequence GTGAAAAAAAATTTTAAATTTTCGGTGGTTAGTATCGCTGTTTCCTTGTTTATGGCAAATCAGGCGGGAGCAGCCAATACCTGGACAGAATCACGTAGCGACGCAATGGGTGGCACTGGCGTTGCCTCCGGGAGCTATGGTAGCGGGGCGTTAATCAACCCCGCGTTGCTGGCAAAGGCAAAACCGGACGATGATGTGACGGTCATTTTGCCGTCCGTTGGCGTACAGGTGACGGATGAGGACAATCTGCAGGACGAGATTGATACCATCAACGACAAAATTAATCATTATAAGGATGTGGTTGATAACCTTACGCCAATTCAGGTTATCACCAATCCGTTAGGCTCCATCAACCAGTTCCAGGGCGCGGCCAAAGATCTTGCCGATGAGCTTGACTACCTCAAGGGCAAAACCGCACGCGCGGCGGCAGGCGCTGGGCTTGCCGTGAGTATCCCTAACGATGTGCTTTCCGTGGCCTTTATGGCGAAAGGGTACGCCCATGGCAGGGTGAGTTCGTCTATCGATCAGCAGGATATTGATTATCTGCGCGGTATTCAACGAAGCAATCTGGTGGCTGCCGGTGTTGCCCTGGACGCTGCGCTGAACGGCACGGATCAGATCACTAAAAATCTCAACTCAACGGCGTCTGGCCGGGCAGCGATTGTGTCCGACTATGGTGTTGCCGTTGCCCGTCAGTTTGACCTCGGCGGCGTCCCGGTTTCCGTGGGCGTGACGCCAAAACTGCAAAAAACCTGGGTCTATAACTACACCACGTCAATCTACGATTACGACAGTAACAAGTGGAACGACAGCCGCTACCGCACGGACGACACGGGCTTTAACGTCGATGCCGGTATTGCGGCTGATTTCGGCGAACACTGGACCGTTGGCGTGAGCGGCCAAAACCTGATGTCGCGCGATATCGACACCAAAGATATCCGTATCCGCAACGGGCGCACGGGAGAAGTGGTGAGCTATAAAGACACCTACCAGATCCGTCCGCTGGTGACCGCCGGTGCCGCCTGGCACAACGACCTGGTGACGCTGACCGCCGATGGCGATCTGACGGAAACCAAAGGCTTCAAGAGCGAAGATACGTCGCAGTACGTGGGGGTCGGTGCCGAGGTTACGCCGCTCAGCTGGCTGGCGGTGCGTGCGGGTTATCGCGCGGACGTGAAGGGTAACGACAGCAATGTCTTTACCGGCGGTGTCGGTTTCGCGCCGTTCAGTACCGTTCATGTTGATCTGATGGGCCTGTACGGCGAGGACGAAACCTGGGGTGCCGGGGCTCAGCTGAGCATGACGTTCTAA
- the dusA gene encoding tRNA dihydrouridine(20/20a) synthase DusA produces MSSELQTAFPAHRFSIAPMLDWTDRHCRYFLRQLSRHTLLYTEMVTTGAIIHGKGDYLAYSEEEHPVALQLGGSDPAALAQCAKLAEERGYDEINLNVGCPSDRVQNGMFGACLMGNAQLVADCIKAMRDVVSIPVTVKTRIGIDDQDSYEFLCDFINMVSGKGECEMFIIHARKAWLSGLSPKENREIPPLDYPRVYQLKRDFPHLTMSINGGIKSLEEAKAHLAHMDGVMVGREAYQNPGILATVDREIFGIEGADTDPVAVVRAMYPYIERELSNGTYLGHITRHMLGLFQGIPGARQWRRYLSENAHKAGADIEVLEHALRLVADKR; encoded by the coding sequence ATGTCGTCAGAATTACAGACCGCTTTCCCTGCACACCGTTTCTCCATTGCGCCGATGCTCGACTGGACGGACAGACACTGCCGCTATTTCCTGCGCCAGCTCTCCCGCCATACGCTGCTGTACACCGAAATGGTGACCACGGGCGCAATCATTCACGGGAAGGGCGACTATCTGGCCTATAGCGAAGAAGAGCATCCGGTTGCCCTGCAGCTGGGCGGCAGCGATCCGGCCGCGCTGGCGCAGTGCGCGAAGCTGGCGGAAGAACGCGGCTACGACGAGATCAACCTGAACGTTGGCTGCCCGTCCGATCGCGTGCAGAACGGCATGTTTGGCGCCTGTCTGATGGGGAATGCACAGCTGGTAGCGGACTGTATCAAGGCGATGCGCGATGTGGTCTCTATTCCGGTCACGGTCAAAACCCGTATCGGCATTGACGATCAGGACAGCTACGAATTCCTGTGCGACTTCATCAACATGGTATCCGGGAAAGGCGAGTGCGAGATGTTCATCATTCACGCGCGAAAAGCCTGGCTCTCCGGCCTCAGCCCGAAAGAGAACCGTGAGATCCCGCCGCTGGACTATCCGCGCGTGTATCAACTGAAGCGTGACTTCCCGCACCTGACGATGTCCATCAACGGTGGCATCAAGTCGCTGGAAGAGGCCAAAGCGCATCTGGCGCATATGGATGGCGTGATGGTCGGGCGCGAGGCGTATCAGAACCCGGGCATTCTGGCGACGGTCGATCGCGAAATCTTTGGTATCGAAGGCGCGGACACCGATCCGGTTGCGGTCGTGCGTGCGATGTACCCTTACATTGAGCGCGAGTTGAGCAATGGTACCTATCTCGGCCATATCACCCGCCATATGCTTGGTCTGTTCCAGGGGATTCCGGGCGCGCGCCAGTGGCGCCGCTACCTGAGCGAGAATGCGCATAAAGCCGGTGCCGATATTGAGGTGCTGGAACATGCGCTGCGACTGGTGGCGGACAAGCGATAA
- the pspG gene encoding envelope stress response protein PspG codes for MLELLFVIGFFVMLLATGVSLLGILAAIVVATVVMFIGGLFALTIKLLPWLLLAIAVVWVIRAIKAPKVPSYQRNNRFRY; via the coding sequence ATGCTGGAACTACTTTTTGTGATTGGCTTTTTTGTCATGCTGTTAGCGACAGGCGTTTCGCTGCTCGGCATTCTGGCGGCTATCGTGGTGGCGACGGTGGTCATGTTTATTGGCGGACTGTTTGCGCTGACGATCAAACTGTTGCCGTGGCTACTGCTGGCCATTGCGGTCGTGTGGGTGATTCGGGCGATTAAAGCGCCAAAAGTGCCCAGTTATCAGCGCAATAACCGCTTCCGTTACTAA
- a CDS encoding quinone oxidoreductase: MATRIEFQKHGGPDVLKAVEFTPAAPGENEVQVENKAIGINYIDTYIRGGLYPPPSMPSGLGTEAAGVVVKVGSAVKHFKEGDRVVYAQSALGAYSSVHNVPADKAALLPNAISFEQAAASFLKGLTVYYLLRKTYEIKPDEQFLFHAAAGGVGLIACQWAKALGAKLIGTVGNAQKAQRALQAGAWQVINYREESIVERLKEITSGKKVRVVYDSVGKDTWEASLDCLQRRGLMVSFGNASGAVTGVNLGILNQKGSLYVTRPSLQGYITNREELEEASNELFSLIASGVIKVDVADAQKFALTDARRAHEVLESRATQGSSLLIP, encoded by the coding sequence ATGGCAACGCGCATTGAATTCCAGAAACACGGTGGGCCAGACGTACTGAAAGCGGTGGAGTTCACACCTGCCGCGCCTGGCGAAAACGAAGTGCAGGTTGAAAACAAAGCCATCGGCATTAACTACATCGACACCTATATTCGCGGCGGTCTCTATCCGCCGCCGTCAATGCCGAGCGGCCTGGGCACCGAGGCGGCCGGTGTCGTCGTTAAAGTGGGCAGCGCGGTTAAGCATTTTAAAGAGGGCGATCGCGTGGTATACGCGCAGTCTGCGCTGGGCGCTTACAGCTCCGTCCACAACGTTCCGGCGGATAAAGCCGCCCTGCTGCCTAACGCCATCTCCTTTGAGCAGGCGGCGGCCTCGTTCCTGAAAGGCCTGACGGTTTACTACCTGCTGCGCAAAACCTATGAAATTAAACCCGACGAGCAGTTCCTGTTCCATGCCGCAGCGGGTGGCGTCGGGCTCATCGCCTGTCAGTGGGCAAAGGCACTGGGCGCGAAGCTTATCGGCACCGTCGGAAATGCACAAAAAGCGCAGCGCGCGCTGCAGGCAGGCGCCTGGCAGGTGATTAACTACCGTGAAGAGAGCATTGTTGAGCGGCTGAAGGAGATCACCAGCGGCAAAAAAGTGCGCGTGGTGTATGACTCGGTGGGGAAAGACACATGGGAAGCGTCGCTGGACTGTCTGCAGCGCCGTGGTCTGATGGTCAGCTTCGGCAATGCGTCAGGCGCGGTAACCGGCGTTAACCTCGGCATACTGAACCAGAAAGGTTCGCTGTATGTGACTCGCCCTTCCCTGCAAGGATACATCACCAACCGGGAAGAACTTGAGGAAGCCAGCAACGAGCTGTTCTCGCTGATCGCCAGCGGCGTCATCAAAGTGGATGTGGCTGATGCGCAGAAATTCGCGTTGACCGATGCGCGGCGCGCGCATGAGGTGCTGGAGAGCCGGGCGACGCAGGGGTCGAGCTTGTTGATTCCCTGA
- the dnaB gene encoding replicative DNA helicase: MAGNKPFNKQTEPRERDFQVAGLKVPPHSIEAEQSVLGGLMLDNERWDDVAERVVAEDFYTRPHRHIFTEMARLQESGSPIDLITLAESLERLGQLDSCGGFAYLAELSKNTPSAANISAYADIVRERAVVREMISVANEIAEAGFDPQGRTSEDLLDLAESRVFKIAESRANKDEGPKNIADVLDATVARIEQLFQQPHDGVTGVNTGYDDLNKKTAGLQPSDLIIVAARPSMGKTTFAMNLVENAAMLQDKPVLIFSLEMPSEQIMMRSLASLSRVDQTRIRTGQLDDEDWARISGTMGILLEKRNIYIDDSSGLTPTEVRSRARRIAREHGGIGLIMIDYLQLMRVPSLSDNRTLEIAEISRSLKALAKELHVPVVALSQLNRSLEQRADKRPVNSDLRESGSIEQDADLIMFIYRDEVYHENSDLKGIAEIIIGKQRNGPIGTVRLTFNGQWSRFDNYAGPQYDDE; the protein is encoded by the coding sequence ATGGCAGGAAACAAACCCTTCAACAAACAGACTGAACCTCGCGAGCGTGATTTCCAGGTCGCAGGGTTAAAGGTCCCGCCGCACTCGATTGAAGCGGAACAGTCGGTGTTGGGCGGTTTAATGCTGGATAACGAGCGCTGGGACGACGTCGCCGAGCGCGTCGTGGCGGAAGATTTCTACACCCGCCCGCACCGCCACATCTTTACTGAAATGGCGCGCCTGCAGGAATCGGGCAGCCCGATCGACCTGATCACGCTCGCGGAATCGCTGGAGCGTCTTGGTCAGCTCGACAGCTGCGGCGGGTTTGCCTATCTGGCGGAACTGTCAAAAAACACGCCTAGTGCGGCGAACATCAGCGCTTATGCCGATATCGTGCGCGAACGTGCCGTCGTCCGCGAGATGATCTCGGTGGCGAATGAGATCGCCGAGGCCGGTTTTGATCCGCAGGGGCGCACCAGCGAAGACCTGCTCGACCTGGCTGAATCCCGCGTCTTTAAAATCGCCGAAAGCCGCGCCAATAAAGACGAAGGCCCAAAAAACATCGCCGATGTCCTCGACGCCACCGTTGCCCGTATTGAACAGCTGTTCCAGCAGCCGCACGACGGTGTGACCGGGGTAAACACCGGCTATGACGATTTGAACAAGAAAACCGCCGGCCTGCAGCCGTCGGATTTGATTATCGTCGCCGCGCGTCCGTCTATGGGTAAAACTACCTTTGCGATGAACCTCGTCGAAAACGCGGCGATGTTGCAGGATAAGCCGGTGCTGATCTTCAGCCTTGAGATGCCCTCCGAGCAGATTATGATGCGTTCTCTGGCGTCGCTGTCGCGCGTAGATCAGACCCGCATTCGTACCGGCCAGCTCGATGATGAAGACTGGGCGCGCATCTCCGGCACCATGGGCATTCTGCTGGAAAAACGTAACATCTATATCGATGACTCGTCCGGCCTGACGCCGACGGAAGTGCGCTCCCGCGCGCGCCGTATCGCCCGTGAACACGGTGGCATCGGCCTCATCATGATCGACTACCTTCAGCTGATGCGCGTCCCGTCGCTTTCCGACAACCGTACGCTTGAAATTGCGGAGATTTCCCGCTCGCTCAAGGCGTTAGCCAAAGAGCTGCACGTACCGGTAGTCGCGCTGTCGCAGCTGAACCGCTCTCTGGAACAACGTGCCGACAAGCGCCCGGTCAACTCTGACCTGCGTGAGTCCGGCTCCATCGAGCAGGATGCCGACTTAATTATGTTTATCTACCGTGATGAGGTTTATCACGAGAACAGCGACCTGAAAGGGATCGCCGAAATTATTATTGGTAAACAACGTAACGGCCCAATCGGGACGGTGCGTCTGACCTTTAACGGACAGTGGTCGCGTTTCGACAACTATGCCGGTCCTCAATATGATGATGAGTAA
- the alr gene encoding alanine racemase gives MQAATVVINRRALRHNLQRLRELAPASKLVAVVKANAYGHGLLETARTLPDADAFGVARLEEALRLRAGGITQPILLLEGFFEASDLPTIADQHLHTAVHNEEQLTALETAELSEPVTVWMKLDTGMHRLGVRPESAEAFYQRLCRCKNVRQPVNIVSHFARADEPECGATERQLDIFNTFCEGKPGMRSIAASGGILLWPQSHFDWARPGIILYGVSPLENKPWGPDFGFQPVMSLVSNLIAVRDHKAGEPVGYGGTWTSERDTRLGVVAMGYGDGYPRAAPSGTPVLVNGREVKIVGRVAMDMICVDLGPEAQDKPGDDVVMWGEGLPVERIAEITKVSAYELITRLTSRVAMKYID, from the coding sequence ATGCAAGCGGCAACTGTTGTTATTAACCGCCGCGCTCTGCGACACAACCTGCAACGTCTGCGTGAACTGGCGCCTGCCAGCAAGCTCGTTGCAGTCGTGAAAGCGAACGCTTACGGACACGGTCTTCTTGAGACCGCGCGAACGCTCCCCGATGCCGACGCCTTTGGCGTCGCCCGTCTTGAAGAAGCCCTCCGCCTGCGCGCGGGCGGTATTACTCAACCCATACTGCTCCTCGAAGGCTTTTTCGAAGCCAGCGATCTGCCGACCATTGCTGACCAGCATCTGCACACGGCGGTACATAACGAAGAACAGCTAACCGCACTCGAAACCGCCGAACTGAGCGAGCCGGTGACCGTCTGGATGAAGCTCGACACGGGCATGCACCGTCTTGGCGTGCGTCCGGAAAGCGCGGAAGCGTTTTATCAGCGTTTATGCCGGTGCAAAAACGTGCGTCAGCCGGTGAATATCGTCAGCCACTTCGCCCGTGCCGATGAGCCCGAGTGCGGTGCGACCGAGCGCCAGCTGGATATCTTTAACACCTTCTGCGAAGGCAAGCCGGGGATGCGCTCGATTGCGGCATCCGGCGGGATTCTGCTGTGGCCTCAGTCGCATTTCGACTGGGCGCGACCGGGCATCATTCTCTACGGCGTGTCGCCGCTGGAGAACAAACCCTGGGGGCCGGACTTTGGCTTCCAGCCGGTCATGTCGCTGGTCTCTAACCTGATTGCTGTGCGTGACCATAAAGCAGGTGAGCCTGTGGGCTACGGCGGTACCTGGACCAGCGAGCGTGATACCCGTCTCGGCGTGGTGGCGATGGGTTATGGTGACGGCTATCCGCGCGCCGCGCCTTCGGGCACGCCGGTTCTGGTCAACGGTCGCGAGGTGAAGATTGTTGGCCGCGTGGCGATGGACATGATTTGTGTCGATCTCGGGCCTGAAGCCCAGGATAAGCCCGGCGACGATGTCGTGATGTGGGGGGAAGGTTTGCCCGTTGAACGCATTGCTGAAATTACGAAAGTGAGTGCTTACGAACTTATCACGCGCCTGACGTCAAGGGTGGCGATGAAGTACATCGACTGA
- a CDS encoding response regulator transcription factor, with protein MIDELPIFIHGMKTELERVMPECTVFAANNFEDAHAILTSMPVSIILLDGEMKCRDFITNLMTNWPELPIVVMLRKTTDKIFNFYIRQSIKGIFTKDLPAEKISQILCMVFSGVVCFPEQAVVQREQPTGGLPIYSLSRRQKEVLKLLANGGTNKQISRQLNISAGTVKVHLESIFHRLQVNNRTQAAMLYFKYMSN; from the coding sequence ATGATCGATGAGTTACCGATCTTCATTCACGGTATGAAAACAGAGCTGGAACGCGTAATGCCGGAATGCACTGTTTTTGCAGCGAACAATTTTGAAGATGCACACGCAATTTTAACCTCTATGCCAGTCAGCATTATTTTGCTGGATGGTGAAATGAAGTGCCGTGATTTTATCACTAATTTGATGACAAACTGGCCTGAGCTACCGATCGTGGTGATGTTACGAAAAACGACGGATAAGATATTCAACTTCTACATCCGCCAAAGCATTAAGGGCATTTTTACCAAGGATCTCCCCGCCGAGAAAATCAGCCAGATACTTTGCATGGTCTTCTCGGGGGTGGTCTGTTTTCCGGAGCAAGCCGTGGTCCAGCGAGAACAACCCACTGGTGGTTTGCCGATCTACTCCCTGAGTCGTCGGCAGAAGGAAGTTCTTAAGCTGCTGGCGAATGGAGGAACAAATAAACAGATCAGCCGGCAATTGAATATCAGTGCAGGTACGGTCAAAGTACATCTTGAATCCATCTTTCACCGATTACAGGTCAACAATCGGACACAGGCCGCAATGCTCTATTTTAAATATATGTCTAATTAG